aaaaccagcgaagcaagggtaacgccctcgcaacccaacaaagctaaagtcacgctttagcaaaatccgtcctttctcctacttcccggtgattgctctgcttagtctacaacactaagtatcgactcggtgacgcaagagatcacaccacaagtccttacccgtaaggcaagaagtccttttccgaaaggcacaGAAAAGAACttggtgacgaggttggtgctctcctcatccacagcGTTTTAttaagaagtcaggtcaagggacgctccgacgactgcaccccacggtgctggcacgctcgcgcactcaaaagagactgtttgcacgccagactggttttggagccaaacaagtatatatatatatatatatatatatattttttttttttttttagaaatcaTTACAGATGAAATTTGTtcagaaatttatttatttattttggagaccattgagttttttattttattttagagtAATGCTACATACACCAAAAAGttatacaaaaaataaataccAAATTATGTGGTTTTCTATGTGGCATCTACCATGTCATCACCTTCAATTGAATAATTTTCAATAtatctattatttttatttttaaattgggtttttgtccatttaccccatttttagggatttttttcccactaaccccattaagtttttttaattccctcttatccaatacactctaaggaagtcttccttAATACCTCAttacgattttttttttgtttttaatttttttttaataccattttaaccctcacccctttgttacttagagaaagagagagaaaatggaagagagagaaaccataggagacttcgccggagcccgtcacctgtcgccggaatccggtcaccggccgccggattccagtCACTAGCCGCTGCCCATCGGATTTTTttgaaaacctctattgcccccaatagacatctatttcctcccaatagatgtctattgccccccaatagagggcaataaacatctattgcaccccaatagaactttcggttgcGAGAATATAAACTAATCTCcccaaatttagacaaataaaactttgattaaagaaaacgacgaagagattatatcaatttaaaaacgtctattgccccccaatagacattcaattttttttttctttccttctgtcccattactttaaaaaaaaaaaaattgaacgacTGCGTTGGAGCCCGACCCGGACCGAACTCCCGTCCTGTGGGCTGTGACGAACTGAAGAATCTGGTCGGTCTGTGGGCGAGATGAAGGCGACAAAGGTCGTTCTCGGACGAATGGTGAAACCGATCTGGGCAAGAGGAGCGACGGCGGTCTTTGGCTGAAGACGAAGCCGGAAATCGATCTGAGCAAAAGGAGAGCGACGGTGACCTTTGGCTGAGAACAAAGCCGGAATCGATCCTAGCGCTTGGAGCTTTAGAGGTCTGATGACGACCCTGGCGTGGCGGTGGAGCTTCGGAGGTGTTCTTCACGTGGCGACGGTGCTCGGAATTCGAGGTGCGGTCGATGTCGACGGCGGTCGTCGACTCCAACTCCGCCCAATCCCTGTCACTATCCTCGTTCTCGACCGCAAACCTCCGTCCACGGGTCACCGGCGTCGGACCTCCTCGAGGAGAGATGTCGGCCTCAttggggggagagagaggggaggggaggagagagaggggaggggaggagagagagagagagagagatcgatgtaattatttaatttagctgagggcaaaactgtcattttGCATTAAAAggggtaagtgagaataaaaatttgttgctggggtaagtgggatactttttgtcaattttggtgcttttggtcaaggacccttttaaATTAGCCTAAAAatgtaataataataaaaataaaaataataacttCCTTAGCATAATCACTGATCATCAAGGTTTCATCCAAGTCTTCCACGGATGTATGCGAATGAACCAAATCACCTTTGTTGGAGATGGCACAAGAATATTGCCCACAAGAATATTGCCAACAATTGTCTGTCTAAAAACTTCCACTCCAAGAACATTCTTGATCAGCATGTGTAAAGCAACGTGATCATTGCATGTAGTTACTGTTAGCAAGAGCAAATAGCCTCTCATCGATGCGCTAAAACAACAATTAAATCAGGCAAGCTATTCCTCAAGTGCTGTAGCTTTTGGTCAGTGGTGGTGTGAGGCAAAAACAACCCATTTTTGTTCCTGGCACGATTTCTCAAATTGAAGTCTATTAGTAATGGCCATGGCTAAATGCAGATTGCAAGTTGCAGAAGCATAAGGAAACAATTCCATCAAACAATTAACAATACTTTGTTAACAATTCAGAAAAATAGATGATGTGAGAGATTGGGAAGACAAAATGAATACATTTATTCGAAATTGTGAAATCCAAGTTTAATCACACAATTGTTCTAATGATGACCAAACCCTAACAAACCCTAAGTTCAAAATTTTATCTCTTAATTCATTGATacttttctaataaaaaaatatcaaaatgaattttttttttttttttttttgtaattgttgatttcattttagataaaaaataatttatcaaGTAGATATGTTGGAAATTATAAGGATTAAGATGAatgtgccacatcatttggtataggttttttgtataattttttagTGTCTTAagcattttcctttattttaatAACCATTTCTGATGAAATTTCAttgataagtttttttttttttttttttctaatttttgagACCATTGCTGATGAATTTTCGTTGACATAAGTGTCTTGAAATGTTTCATGTAGTCTAGATTCCTCACTACAACATGAAATAATGGGCTGCTCCGATGTAACCCATATAAAAGCCATAAAAACACTAATTGGCAAAACATAATCCATCAATATTAAAGACAGAATAGAAATTGTTAAAATTAACATGACCACTTTAATTTGCAATTGAAAATTGGAAATTGGTCCACTTTAACTAGGTACTTTGGAGACGTAATCCTTGATAATATCCTTCGGAGAAACAAAGCTTGGAATATGGTCTGCCACGAAATGGAAGCCCCCTGGTGGCATCCCATCAATTTCAACCCTCTCAAGGGTCCTTGTTTCAGGAGTATAGAGGCACAAATTAGTGTTTGCTAACAACAAAACTTTCCCCTCTGTAAATTTCAAAACTGAAACATATCGTATATAGGACCCATATGCGTCATTAGGATCAATTGTATCATGTCCAATTACAAGCTCCTTGGTCCAAGACCTCTTGACGCCGTACTCTTTCATTACCCAAAACGTGCGGCCATCACTTACAGAAAGTGAACCTCCTAAGACTCGCATTTGAGGTATAGAATCGGGACGGAAATAATAAGGGGGCATTGGTAAATCCTTGAAACGCTCGCTTTCAACATCAAATGCACGAATGAAAAAGTGACAACCTTTTCTACAGTGGCAAACCCAGTGAAGAAATCCATTATGAAAGACCCCTTCTCGTGTTCCATGCATGACATTGGATACTTTGCCAATTCTTCTCCAAATCCCAGAGCCAACAGTCAAAACCATCACGTCCAATTTTCTTTTGTGAAAGCGATGTTCATTATCTTCATTGGATGTAAACACAACCACCTTATAGACATCACTTATGGgactaaacccaaacccaaagtGAGCCGGACGGCCTATTTCTTTATTGACTGGAAGAGGTACAGACTCGCCGGTAATGGGATTGGATATGTTAAAAATGAAAGCACCAATTTTACAATTATAGCGGAATAAGCAGAGGAAGCCATTGCAGGATCCCATAATACCTGTAACACTTGAATGGAGCCTGTTGTATAAGGCATTGGGATCTGAAAGCTTCAAGACCACGTTGTTTGGGCTCGAGACGCTTTGCAAGTTGGCCAAGATGTGCTTATTCGGGGGTATACGATGACGTATGGTGTTTTGCCTCCGGCATGGGGTCCTACTATAGTCTTGGAGAAACAAGCACGCCGGAGTACGTGCAAATAGGGATTTTGAGAACTCTTGGTCTGTGAGAGAACGGCGCCAAGACTTGCATACATACTTGCATTGGATGACCGTGTTTATTGGGATTCTACAGAAGATCTCCAGGATTATGTGGTCGGGCAATTGTAGAATAATGCAGGGTTTCTCATCATCTCTTTTGTCTTCTACTTCTTGATCTCTCTCAGTGTTGGTTGTTTTGATTTTCATCGCTCTCATTGTCATGGATGAAGGCATGAAGCGTTTTTCGAATAGACCTCGTGAGATAGAAAAAGAGTCATCGATGACTTATATAGCCACCAAGCCCTAATTCCTTCCAATTAATCACGGAAACTTTAAGCCATTTCCCAAGACTGAATGGATCGGAATTGCGAAATCTTCTGGGAGTAGGATGTGAGAATATACATTAAGTTGTCACAAGATCATTTACAAGAATATAGACACAATTGTAAATACATCCAGGATAAATGAATTAAAATTGAGAGATGTACCTGTATGATCGATTGAAGTGATTGAAGCAGCCACGAGCACAAGTCTTCTGCAATTCTCTATTCTCTAAGTTTGAGCTTCTTATGAATGGGGCAAGAACTTCTCTATTCTCTAAGTTTGAGCTTCTTATGAATGGGGCAAGAACTTATGCTCTAAGTCGTAGAGGTTGCAGAGACTTATACATCCTTATATATGAGTTAGGTTAAGCCTTGAACCCCTCCCATAAAGGAAGTTCAATACGACTCAAACTTCACTCTTAAGAATCCTTATGATATCATATCTTTGTAATTAAGTTAATAATATTTTCTGTTACATATTCATACTTAACACCGTCAAACAAGAACAGTATTAACAACGTCTAGAATTATGAACTGGATCTGGAAATTCATCCTTCCCAAACCATTTGCAATTATGCAAAGCACTTCATACTCAACTGCATGCCAGTAATAGTTTTATTGCAACATGATGATGAGTTGGCAATTTGGAAGAATTAAACATCCAAGTGATATCATTTGACTACTGAGGTCGTTCTTGATTCTCCTTCATAATCAAGTTGATCTGGTGCTTTGTTGTTCTCTTAGATTTTGGGTTTGATTATTCCACCGGAATTATTTAAAAGATCAAAACCCAGTCCTCAAGGAAGATTTCTCCCACCTTCTTTTGGATTTTCACATCAATTTTGTTCCTTCTTGTTTGAATATCTGTTCTTCCAGGTAtaacaatagacttgagaaaaATCATTTTCTTCACGCACTCAATCTAAAGTGAAGAGATTCTTGTATTGATCAATTTAGATATCATATATATTCAATTCATAGGTTGGATTTAAGGTTCTGGCtttgtttctttattctttACGGAAGAGATAGCACAGAAGAAGAGATAACGGAGGGAGAGACGTTATGGGTGATTTGACGGAGAAAAAGTAGCAATGACGTGGACCAATAAGAATTGTCCATCACATATGCCAGGTGGAATGACGGGAGCATAGAAAAATTTCTCGCCTGGACTTTACCTGGACTTTTAAAACCATATCAATCAGGTGCTTCCGTCTACTCTCTGTCATGTCTCAGTTAATTATTCGGACAAATAAGATTTTCCCGCAACTTGACCACTGAAATGAATGTAATAACATCATCTGTCATTCTGTCAACTCAGCACACTTACCTCACCTCCAAAGTCAATTGACTCTTCCCTCccaaatcttcatcttctcctccCCCCATTTACAGTTGGAATAAATCCTcttctaattaaataaatataaatatacgAGATCACCCACCTATCAGCCAAGCAAAAACAATAGTAATAGCTATGGTTGTCCATTTACCAAGTACACCCACCTATCAGCCAAGCAAAAACAATAGTAATAGCAATGGTTGTCCATTTACCAAGTACACCCATGAGAAAACAATGACAAGCTGAAGGTCTTGGAAGTACCCAATAAATTAGCTTTgcgaaaagataaaaaaataaataaacttttcaatttttgtCTAAGGGATGCTTTTATTTAACGGACGAATCTTTGGTTCGCAAAATTTTTATTTCATAGAACTTTTCTAACGAATATTACATTAGCAAAAAATTTGAAACCTTTAACATCATTAGCAACTATCATTAATGCATAAATAAAGATATCATTGAATTCCTTATATCATGTGGAACCATAAacaatttttgtcaaaattagtgttttgtttaagaaaaactgaattgggaagagaattgagtcgtactttcattgataatagggacctatttatatagaggattacaagacgtagaatcagagttgtacaaggaaagataatcgtacaattaatcagatatctatgaatatctccaagaatatatctaattcaaaaccttattacaactaggtcaagtaacctagagtttgggccaaacacatattctagatttacgttcaagtaatttattttttagttttgtgaGAACTTGCAGACCATCTTTCGTCTCCACAAGTGTTTTTTTAGGACCAATGACAttagtgttttattttttactttaaaAATTTTATTATTCTCTAGGccacaaaatatattttcttcttCACATATTTAGCAAACTCTATCTCGGCTCATTaggcttttatttttttgtttgaattaaAAATAtcaattcatttttatataagCAAAATTACAtatagagagtttctattgagacctccaaatttgctcatttgacctctcaTACTCTTTACACCTCCTTTGTGCTTTTAAATACAAATATTTGCTCACTAAACCTCTTTTTgaattcctcaaataaccttagTTATATTATTCacatacaaaaaataaaatagtcaTTATACCTCTAATTCACTAACTACACCtccattccttttttttttttggttatttttgCATGCAAACCTACAAAATGGCCAAAATAAATTTCTAGAACTTTAAATCATCAATCAAACGGTCATAACACAGAAATTGATCAAGCAGTCATAAATCAAACGGTTAGACATGATTCCTATGTTTCTAACCCTTATCAAAAATGAAAGGTTACAGAAAttgatataaataaaaaaacccagaacacaaaaaaaaaaaaactaaaaaccaccGTCTCTCACCCAAACCTCATCCTCCAACCAAACCTTAAACGAAGTCTAGACTAGGAACTCAATAAAAGTTTTGGAACAATTTCTTAGTCTTTAATTTGTGTTAAAACTAGGGGGAGAgg
Above is a genomic segment from Rosa chinensis cultivar Old Blush chromosome 3, RchiOBHm-V2, whole genome shotgun sequence containing:
- the LOC112194260 gene encoding F-box protein At3g07870, whose product is MKIKTTNTERDQEVEDKRDDEKPCIILQLPDHIILEIFCRIPINTVIQCKYVCKSWRRSLTDQEFSKSLFARTPACLFLQDYSRTPCRRQNTIRHRIPPNKHILANLQSVSSPNNVVLKLSDPNALYNRLHSSVTGIMGSCNGFLCLFRYNCKIGAFIFNISNPITGESVPLPVNKEIGRPAHFGFGFSPISDVYKVVVFTSNEDNEHRFHKRKLDVMVLTVGSGIWRRIGKVSNVMHGTREGVFHNGFLHWVCHCRKGCHFFIRAFDVESERFKDLPMPPYYFRPDSIPQMRVLGGSLSVSDGRTFWVMKEYGVKRSWTKELVIGHDTIDPNDAYGSYIRYVSVLKFTEGKVLLLANTNLCLYTPETRTLERVEIDGMPPGGFHFVADHIPSFVSPKDIIKDYVSKVPS